Proteins from one Impatiens glandulifera chromosome 2, dImpGla2.1, whole genome shotgun sequence genomic window:
- the LOC124926154 gene encoding protein root UVB sensitive 1, chloroplastic, giving the protein MTMSCSSYSPAQFCSLSAGESVLLPSFHPLFHKPISVSAGRYAKLHVKGSLLRCASPVNPLSVPELWEDDIFGGNGSNNKPPGGGGDNSGGWRSPFHSNDRESILFYLFSRVISDDIEAFGAARKRFIMLLLSGLCGFGYSQLFSAQATTGNGTLLGKEDREGEVVWEVKGGKWMKLLADHITDAYIVANGKTSSVKGHVKSFSFDHTISALWVECRDLCAGLMLPEGFPDSVTSDYLEYSLWRGVQGIAAQINGVLATQSLLYAVGLGKGAIPTAAAVNWVLKDGIGYLSKILLSNFGRHFDVNPKGWRLFADLLENLAFAMEILTPAFPHLFVPIGAAAGAGRSAGALIQAATRSCFYAGFAAQRNFAEVIAKGEAQGMVSKSIGIMLGIALANCIRSSTPLALGTFGVVTWIHMYCNLKSYQSIHLRTMNPYRASLIFSEYLLSGVIPSIKEVNDEEPLFPAITSLNMKPRHQVQSPVLSEDAKDAAANIEGRLLLGSKLSDVVRNKDDAMALFDLYRDEGYILTEHGGKYFVTLKENSSPQDMLKSLFHVNYLYWLEKFAGIETKGVNNDCNSGGKLQTSLSYICREFDHLKSDGQVVGWVMDGLIARPLPYRILPYSSSSNVGC; this is encoded by the exons TCTATCTGTTCCTGAACTTTGGGAAGATGATATTTTTGGAGGAAATGGCTCTAACAACAAACCTCCTGGCGGTGGAGGAGATAATAGCGGTGGATGGAGAAGTCCTTTCCACTCTAATGATCGTGAAAGCATCCTTTTTTACTTGTTTTCTAGAGTAATTTCCGATGATATAGAAGCGTTTGGTGCAGCTCGTAAACGGTTCATCATGCTCCTTCTATCGGGATTGTGTGGGTTTGGATACTCTCAGTTGTTCTCAGCTCAGGCTACAACTGGAAACGGTACATTACTGGGTAAAGAAGACCGAGAAGGTGAAGTTGTTTGGGAGGTGAAGGGAGGCAAGTGGATGAAACTATTGGCTGACCACATTACAGACGCATATATTGTTGCCAATGGAAAAACTTCCTCTGTCAAAGGTCATGTCAAGTCATTTTCTTTTGACCATACAATCTCTGCCTTGTGGGTAGAATGCAGAGATCTTTGTGCAGGTCTTATGCTTCCAGAAGGTTTTCCTGACAGTGTAACAAGCGATTACTTAGAGTATTCTCTCTGGAGAGGAGTACAGGGGATTGCTGCGCAAATAAACGGTGTTCTTGCTACCCAG TCTTTGCTTTATGCTGTTGGGCTTGGGAAGGGAGCTATTCCTACTGCTGCAGCTGTGAATTGGGTACTCAAGGATGGAATTGGGTATTTAAGCAAAATTCTTCTATCAAATTTTGGAAGACATTTTGACGTCAACCCAAAAGGCTGGAGATTGTTTGCAGATTTATTAGAGAATCTTGCTTTTGCAATGGAAATTTTGACTCCTGCATTTCCACACCTCTTTGTTCCCATTGGTGCTGCTGCTGGAGCAGGGAGATCTGCAGGTGCATTGATACAG GCAGCTACAAGGAGTTGCTTCTATGCTGGTTTTGCAGCTCAGAGGAATTTTGCTGAG GTAATTGCAAAGGGTGAAGCTCAGGGAATGGTGAGCAAATCAATTGGTATCATGCTCGGCATAGCATTAGCTAATTGCATACGTTCATCTACTCCTCTTGCTCTTGGTACTTTTGGTGTGGTAACTTGGATTCACATGTACTGCAACCTGAAATCATATCAATCCATTCATTTAAGGACGATGAATCCTTATCGTGCAA GCCTAATCTTCAGCGAATATTTACTTAGCGGTGTGATCCCTTCAATTAAAGAGGTTAATGACGAAGAACCTCTTTTTCCAGCTATAACATCACTGAACATGAAGCCGAGACACCAA GTGCAATCTCCTGTACTGTCTGAAGATGCTAAGGATGCAGCTGCGAATATTGAGGGTCGCCTCCTGCTGGGTTCTAAGCTTTCTGATGTTGTAAGGAACAAGGATGATGCAATGGCACTTTTTGATCTTTACAGAGATGAGGGCTACATTCTTACCGAACATGGTGGAAAATACTTC gTAACACTTAAAGAGAATTCGTCACCACAAGACATGCTAAAGTCATTATTCCACGTGAATTACTTGTATTGGTTGGAGAAATTTGCAGGGATCGAGACAAAAGGCGTTAACAATGACTGCAATTCAGGGGGAAAACTGCAAACATCTCTCTCGTATATATGTAGggaatttgatcatttgaaAAGTGATGGTCAGGTAGTTGGTTGGGTTATGGATGGACTCATAGCTAGGCCTTTGCCTTATAGAATCCTGCCTTATTCTTCCTCTTCAAATGTGGGATGTTGA
- the LOC124926693 gene encoding vacuolar protein sorting-associated protein 25: MQTISNYKLPHFFNYPPYFTLQPVKDTREKQINLWKELILDYCRSEKKFVIEVEKEFPLFTNPVIERSLNNEARVVILSALVSDGRAEWMDKGHRKCLVLWHRIQDWADLILKFVKDNGLEDSVMTVEEIRSGAESGGTEIHGIDRGVLMRALKQLEHKGKLTIFKGTSADDEGVKFSV, encoded by the exons ATGCAGACGATATCCAATTACAAGCTACCCCACTTCTTTAACTATCCTCCATACTTCAC TTTGCAACCGGTTAAGGACACTCGGGAGAAGCAGATAAATCTTTGGAAGGAATTGATACTTGATTATTGTAGAAGTGAAAAGAAGTTTGTTATTGAAGTTGAGAAAGAATTCCCGTTGTTTACGAATCCAGTTATTGAAA GGTCTCTTAACAATGAAGCTAGGGTTGTAATTCTTTCAGCATTAGTGTCTGATG GAAGAGCTGAATGGATGGACAAGGGGCATCGGAAATGTCTTGTGCTCTGGCACCGAATTCAGGATTGGGCAGATCTGATTTTAAAATTC GTGAAAGATAATGGTTTAGAAGATAGTGTAATGACAGTCGAGGAGATTCGTTCTGGAGCAGAATCAGGTGGTACAG AGATCCATGGGATTGATCGTGGCGTTCTAATGAGGGCGTTGAAACAATTGGAGCATAAGGGGAAGCTTACAATATTCAAGGGTACTTCAGCTGATGATGAAGGAGTTAAATTCTCTGTATAG
- the LOC124925452 gene encoding 2-(3-amino-3-carboxypropyl)histidine synthase subunit 1 has product MEKSDSDLPVPSPTAAGDLDIIQQQNPSPKHPRRTVPKRFVKNQIPDSITNNEALNAAIALLPPNYNFEVHKCVWRILSTGSKRVALQFPEGLLMYSLVLSDIFAAFAAVDSCFILGDVTYGACCVDDLSAAALNADLLIHYGHSCLVPIDNTSIPCIYVFVEIKIDVRRLIDTVKLNLDNSTTKELILAGTIQFAAAIRAAKMDLEGAGFRVLVPQSKPLSAGEILGCTAPTIGKTELSESNAVVIFVADGRFHLEAFMIANPKIKALRYDPYIGSLFLEEYNHKGMKECRKNAICKAKGVKNWGIVLGTLGRQGNPKILDRLEKKMREKGLSWTVVLMSELSPARIALFGDSVDAWIQIACPRLSIDWGDAFVKPLLTPFEAEIALGDLHGWWERKPMDCSKNETCCQGNNGGCMEEKEGEVDGDYPMDYYSQDGGEWNSSYSKKPSQTIRRNKVLSSDG; this is encoded by the coding sequence ATGGAGAAAAGCGATTCCGATCTTCCCGTTCCATCTCCGACCGCCGCCGGAGATCTAGATATTATTCAACAACAAAACCCATCACCAAAACATCCTCGTCGAACGGTTCCTAAGCGTTTCGTGAAGAATCAAATACCAGATTCAATAACTAACAACGAAGCACTCAACGCCGCCATCGCCCTTTTACCTCCCAACTACAATTTCGAGGTCCATAAATGCGTATGGCGAATCCTCTCAACTGGATCCAAACGCGTTGCTCTTCAATTCCCTGAAGGCCTGCTTATGTACTCCCTTGTCCTCTCCGACATCTTCGCCGCATTCGCCGCCGTCGACAGTTGTTTCATCCTCGGAGATGTCACCTACGGTGCTTGCTGTGTCGACGACCTTTCAGCCGCCGCTCTTAACGCCGACCTCTTAATCCATTACGGCCATAGTTGTCTTGTGCCTATTGATAACACATCGATCCCTTGCATCTATGTTTTCGTTGAAATCAAAATCGATGTTCGCCGTTTAATTGATACTGTTAAGCTTAATCTTGATAATTCAACCACCAAGGAGTTGATTTTGGCTGGAACGATTCAGTTTGCAGCGGCAATACGTGCCGCCAAGATGGATCTGGAAGGGGcagggtttagggttttagtgcCGCAGTCAAAACCCTTGTCGGCTGGAGAAATTCTTGGCTGCACTGCTCCAACTATTGGTAAGACTGAACTTAGTGAGAGTAATGCTGTTGTTATCTTTGTAGCAGATGGGAGATTTCACTTAGAGGCATTCATGATAGCAAACCCTAAAATTAAAGCTCTTAGGTATGATCCTTACATTGGGTCCCTTTTTCTGGAAGAATACAATCACAAAGGCATGAAGGAATGTAGAAAGAACGCAATCTGTAAAGCAAAAGGCGTAAAAAATTGGGGAATTGTGTTGGGAACCTTGGGGAGACAAGGGAATCCCAAAATTCTTGATAGATTAGAGAAGAAGATGAGAGAAAAGGGTTTATCATGGACTGTAGTATTGATGTCTGAACTATCACCAGCTAGAATTGCATTGTTTGGTGATTCTGTTGATGCTTGGATTCAAATAGCCTGTCCTAGGCTTTCGATAGATTGGGGTGATGCTTTTGTGAAACCACTGTTAACGCCATTTGAAGCAGAGATTGCTCTTGGTGATCTACATGGCTGGTGGGAAAGAAAGCCAATGGATTGTTCAAAGAATGAAACTTGTTGTCAAGGTAACAATGGAGGTTGTATGGAAGAAAAGGAAGGAGAGGTTGATGGTGATTATCCAATGGATTACTATTCTCAGGATGGAGGGGAATGGAATTCGAGCTATTCAAAGAAGCCTTCACAGACTATAAGGAGAAATAAAGTATTATCATCAGATGGTTAA